TATGAAACGCTGGGTCCCGACCTGGACCTCATCATCGACGGAGGCGAGACTCCCGGCGGGAACGGCACAACGATTGTCGATATGACCTTCCATCCCCCGCGCTTGATCCGGGAGGGTAGGATACCCTTCCGTGACGTCCTCGCCGGTCTCGGATTGAGCCTCACGGAGGATCATGAATGGTGAGATCCGCGTTCAAGAAGATCACCGGCCGTCTGAAGCATCTCCGCCTGAACACCAAGCTCCAGCTCATGATGCTCTCGCTGTTGTTTTTATCCCTGTTGGCCTCGTTGGCCTTCTACTGGCTGACGGAAAAGGCGGTCGTCAAGGAAATTATGGCCGACACGGAAGACCTGACGACGGCGATCCAGATCAGCGTCGAACAATTGACGACGCACGGGGCCACGGACGAGGCCCGGCTGAGGGATTACGTCAAACGACTCAATAAAAAGGGCGTCAAGGAGATCTCCGTTCTAAGCAACGAGAATCAGGTCATCGCCAGTTCCAATCCGCATCGGAAAGAACGACCCCCGGACCCCAAGCGTCGCGATCTGGTGATTACGGAGCGGATCGGGGAGGATGCGGGAACCAAGAAAGACCAGAAACCCTACAATATCCTGGTTCCAATCGTGGTCGGCGGAGAACAGTTGGGCTATGTCCATATCATCATGATCATGGATGACTTCAATCGTCTGATCCGGGAAAGTTTCTATACGCGTTTGGCCGTGCACATCGTTATTTTTTCGGTCGGGATTTTTCTTTCATTCTTTTTGGCCTGGCACTATACCCGGCCCATCAAGCAGGTCGTGGAGGCGGCTAAAAACGTTGCGGCCGGGGATTTGAGCACGCCGCTGGTGGTGCAGGGGGGCGGAGAAGAGATCGGCGAACTGACCCGGAGCTTCAACGAGATGGTGGAGAAGCTTCGCTTGCAAAAATCCCTTGAGGGACGCCTGCGCCATGCGGAGCATCTCTCGGCCGTCGGCCAGCTGGCTTCCGGCATCGCCCATGAAATCCGCAATCCCCTGAACCTCATCAATCTCAGCATCGACCACCTGCGCGTTCAGTTGGATAAGGCCCATTTTCTCGATAAAGCGGAGATCGACTCCTTGGTGGCCAACATCAAAACCGAGATTCATCGGCTGAACCGGATGATTGAAAATTTTCTCGATTTTGGAAAACCGCTCCGCCTCCAGATGCAATCCGCCGATTTGGCCGGCATTTTATCCGAAGTGCTGCAGCTCGCTCTTCCCAAAGGAGTGGATCAGGGGGTTCGATTCGAGACCCGTGGAATTCACGAACTTCCCAGGGTGCTGGTCGATGTGGAACAGATCAAGAACTGCTTCGTGAACATCACCCTGAACGCGCTTCAGGCGATGAGTCAGGGAGGGGTGCTGCGGATTCACGCGCAGGCGGATGACGAAAACAACCGGGTGCTGGTGCATTTTGAAGATAACGGCTCCGGAATCGAGTCGGACCATCTTCAGAAAATCTTCGAGCCCTATTTTACGACCAAGAAACTCGGCATCGGGCTGGGACTGGCGTTGACGAAGCGGGTCTTGGAAGAGCACGGCGGGACCATTTCCGTCGCCAGCGCAAAAGGAATGGGAACAACCGTCACCATTTCGCTTCCCATGGAAGCCGTGCCTGCCGGCAGGCCCACCGCGGCGGGCAGGCGGGGGGTTCATGCATGAAACAGGGAAGTATTCTGGTCATCGATGACGAACGATCCCAGCGTGAAATTATGGCGCTCATTCTCCGGTCCGAGAAATACGAGGTGGATCTGGCCTCGACGGCCAAGGAGGCCGTCGGCAAGTTCCAGTCCGGTGAGTACGATGTCGTTCTGACGGATCTAAAATTACCGGATACGGAAGGCCTGGGCATCGTTCAGAGGATTTTTCAGCTGGACCCGTCGGCTTCCGTCATCATCATGACGGCGCACGGCTCGATCGATTCGGCCGTCGAGGCGATGAAGCTGGGGGCCTTGGATTACATTACCAAGCCCCTGGAGCGGGAAGAACTTTTGATCGCCGTAAAGCGGGCCTTTGAAAAGATATCGCTCGTCAAGGAAAACACCAGGCTCCGTCAACAACTTCAGGATAAATTTCATATCAACAACATCATCGGGAATCATCCCCGCATGCAGGAGGTTTTCGAAGTCGTCAAGAAAATTTCAAACAGCATGGCGACCGTTCTGATCAACGGGGAGTCCGGAACCGGGAAGGAACTCCTGGCCCGGGCCATTCATTTCAACAGCGCCAGAAAAGACAAACCCTTCCAGGCGATCAATTGCGCCGCGATTCCCGATACGCTCATCGAAAGCGAGCTGTTCGGTTATGAAAAAGGGGCGTTTACCGGAGCGACGGGTCAACGGATCGGACTTTTCGAAGCGGCCGACGGCGGGACGCTTTTTCTGGACGAAGTCGGAGACCTCAGCCTTCACCTTCAGGGCAAGTTGCTTCGCACGCTCCAGGAGCGGCGCATCCGGCGGATCGGGGGATCGGAAGAGACGGCGATCGATGTCCGCGTCATTGC
The DNA window shown above is from Nitrospiria bacterium and carries:
- a CDS encoding ATP-binding protein — its product is MVRSAFKKITGRLKHLRLNTKLQLMMLSLLFLSLLASLAFYWLTEKAVVKEIMADTEDLTTAIQISVEQLTTHGATDEARLRDYVKRLNKKGVKEISVLSNENQVIASSNPHRKERPPDPKRRDLVITERIGEDAGTKKDQKPYNILVPIVVGGEQLGYVHIIMIMDDFNRLIRESFYTRLAVHIVIFSVGIFLSFFLAWHYTRPIKQVVEAAKNVAAGDLSTPLVVQGGGEEIGELTRSFNEMVEKLRLQKSLEGRLRHAEHLSAVGQLASGIAHEIRNPLNLINLSIDHLRVQLDKAHFLDKAEIDSLVANIKTEIHRLNRMIENFLDFGKPLRLQMQSADLAGILSEVLQLALPKGVDQGVRFETRGIHELPRVLVDVEQIKNCFVNITLNALQAMSQGGVLRIHAQADDENNRVLVHFEDNGSGIESDHLQKIFEPYFTTKKLGIGLGLALTKRVLEEHGGTISVASAKGMGTTVTISLPMEAVPAGRPTAAGRRGVHA
- a CDS encoding sigma-54 dependent transcriptional regulator; the protein is MKQGSILVIDDERSQREIMALILRSEKYEVDLASTAKEAVGKFQSGEYDVVLTDLKLPDTEGLGIVQRIFQLDPSASVIIMTAHGSIDSAVEAMKLGALDYITKPLEREELLIAVKRAFEKISLVKENTRLRQQLQDKFHINNIIGNHPRMQEVFEVVKKISNSMATVLINGESGTGKELLARAIHFNSARKDKPFQAINCAAIPDTLIESELFGYEKGAFTGATGQRIGLFEAADGGTLFLDEVGDLSLHLQGKLLRTLQERRIRRIGGSEETAIDVRVIAATNKRLDQEIKKDQFREDLYYRLNVISIQMPPLRERGTDIPELVRHFIRIYNQKTGKQIQGISRDAMRKLLEYSWPGNVRQLESSIERAVLLCEQDVIGVADLSPEICRLPSPMTGLGLELPAEGISLEELERELIFKAMEQSEWIIMKAAKLLGLTYKTLQYRLEKYGIKKPGVPAANEADKTPEKA